The following are encoded together in the Aerococcus mictus genome:
- a CDS encoding V-type ATP synthase subunit K — MENWLGFLTENGGILFTYLGAALAVILAGMGSARGVGETGEAAAALIKDQPEKFVQALILQLLPGTQGLYGFVVGILIFIQASAGMSLSQGFQYFLASLPVAFVGLVSAKYQGQVATSSLQILAKRPENNVNGIILAIMVETYAILALVISVMMVFSIS; from the coding sequence ATGGAAAATTGGTTAGGATTTTTAACTGAAAACGGCGGAATTTTATTTACCTATTTAGGTGCAGCCTTAGCGGTTATTTTAGCAGGTATGGGTTCTGCCCGTGGTGTTGGTGAAACAGGGGAAGCTGCTGCAGCCTTAATTAAAGACCAACCCGAAAAATTTGTGCAAGCCTTAATCTTACAACTTCTGCCAGGTACCCAAGGTTTATATGGTTTCGTGGTAGGGATTTTGATCTTTATTCAAGCCAGTGCAGGAATGAGTTTAAGTCAAGGTTTCCAATATTTCTTAGCTAGCCTACCAGTAGCTTTTGTTGGTTTAGTGTCTGCTAAATATCAAGGTCAAGTGGCAACTTCTTCCTTACAAATTCTAGCAAAACGCCCTGAAAACAATGTTAACGGGATCATTCTAGCGATCATGGTTGAAACCTATGCGATTTTAGCATTGGTTATTTCAGTAATGATGGTCTTTTCAATTAGCTAA
- a CDS encoding V-type ATP synthase subunit E, which yields MATIKQLTEEVYKEVRSENEAKLDHAKATLEKDISDAKEQSQAKWQKQKEKAERDYHDNLERQKQSYSNQLNQDLLAKKQELIQQAFKEAQLALSQLSQADFVSMLDRALSAIPQAENTQIVIGELSQKQLGQEAKLSLQEKYPHIRFSQDLLKGHGGVVIEQETMNYDLTFDQLIREQEDHLSVYVAKQLND from the coding sequence ATGGCTACAATTAAGCAACTAACTGAAGAAGTGTACAAAGAAGTCCGTTCAGAAAATGAAGCCAAGCTGGATCATGCCAAAGCAACATTAGAAAAAGACATAAGTGATGCCAAGGAGCAAAGCCAGGCCAAATGGCAAAAGCAAAAAGAAAAAGCTGAACGTGACTATCATGATAATCTAGAAAGACAAAAGCAAAGTTATAGTAATCAATTAAATCAAGACCTCTTAGCTAAGAAGCAAGAATTAATTCAGCAGGCATTTAAAGAAGCTCAACTGGCCTTAAGCCAACTCAGTCAAGCGGACTTTGTTAGCATGCTGGACCGGGCGCTTTCAGCGATTCCACAAGCAGAAAATACCCAAATTGTTATTGGAGAGCTGAGTCAGAAGCAACTGGGTCAAGAGGCTAAGCTAAGCCTGCAAGAAAAATATCCCCACATTCGTTTTAGCCAAGACTTACTTAAAGGACATGGTGGGGTAGTTATTGAGCAAGAAACCATGAACTATGATCTGACTTTTGACCAATTGATTCGTGAACAAGAAGATCATCTATCTGTCTACGTTGCTAAACAATTGAATGATTAG
- a CDS encoding V-type ATPase subunit, whose product MTETSYASLNVTVRIHEEEFLDKSDYQALLSAKNLEDAIAQLQHSAYRIPDDILSSRDFDGFLIDRLMQAMQEVYQNIPDQKVVDLLGLRYSYHNAKVIFKELFSDQDFHHMYLPAGPYQIDSLRQAIKTGKSSVIDQRMLEAINTVRTYVEDTKQINDISVMLDDAYLSHIHYLALAIDDDQVTEWVALRIDLENLSLLLRAMQQKRSSSFIRSLLNEHGSIPLSSLLEWAENKDYSSIFKAYEVKDYGEHFSQVLSETESELSNQDRISLDGLDAAIEGVISDHLRDARLQAFGPLPVLAYLYFLNNEVTNLRLILVGKSNQIDENKLKERMRPIYDE is encoded by the coding sequence GTGACTGAAACAAGTTATGCGAGTTTAAATGTCACTGTACGTATCCATGAAGAAGAATTCCTGGATAAGAGCGACTATCAAGCCTTACTAAGCGCCAAAAACTTGGAAGACGCTATCGCTCAATTACAGCATAGTGCTTATCGGATTCCTGATGACATTCTATCAAGTCGTGATTTTGATGGTTTCTTAATCGACCGGCTCATGCAGGCTATGCAAGAAGTTTATCAAAACATTCCTGACCAAAAGGTAGTCGATCTTTTAGGTCTGCGGTATAGCTATCATAACGCCAAGGTTATTTTTAAAGAGTTATTTAGTGACCAAGACTTTCATCATATGTATTTGCCAGCCGGCCCCTATCAGATAGATAGTTTGCGGCAGGCGATAAAAACTGGCAAGTCATCGGTCATTGATCAGCGCATGCTTGAAGCCATTAATACGGTGAGGACCTATGTTGAGGACACCAAACAAATTAATGACATTTCGGTGATGCTCGATGACGCCTATTTGTCTCACATTCACTATTTGGCTTTAGCCATTGATGATGACCAAGTGACTGAATGGGTGGCTTTACGGATTGATTTAGAGAATTTATCTCTTTTACTACGTGCCATGCAACAGAAGCGGTCGAGTTCCTTCATTCGTTCATTACTCAATGAACACGGCTCTATTCCGCTTTCTTCACTCTTAGAATGGGCTGAGAATAAGGATTATTCCAGTATTTTTAAGGCCTATGAAGTGAAGGATTATGGGGAACATTTTAGCCAAGTCTTATCTGAAACGGAAAGTGAACTATCCAATCAAGATAGAATTTCCCTAGATGGTTTAGATGCGGCTATTGAAGGCGTCATTAGTGACCACTTGCGTGATGCGCGTTTACAAGCCTTTGGCCCCCTACCAGTCTTGGCTTATCTTTACTTTTTAAATAACGAAGTGACCAATTTGCGCTTGATACTTGTTGGTAAGAGTAACCAAATTGATGAAAACAAGCTAAAAGAAAGGATGCGGCCGATATATGACGAGTAA
- a CDS encoding V-type ATP synthase subunit F gives MTSKIGVVGEKQVVTAFQLIGFDAYPVVSGDEARRTIHHLAENNYGIIYLTESLAKEIPETISFYDSQVTPAIILIPTNNGSLGIGKKRVNDNVEKAVGQNIL, from the coding sequence ATGACGAGTAAAATAGGAGTAGTTGGTGAAAAACAAGTTGTCACTGCTTTTCAACTCATTGGTTTTGACGCTTATCCTGTGGTTAGTGGCGACGAAGCTCGCCGTACCATTCATCATTTAGCTGAAAATAATTATGGGATTATTTATTTGACAGAAAGTCTTGCCAAGGAAATCCCAGAAACCATTTCTTTTTACGATTCCCAAGTCACTCCAGCAATTATTCTTATCCCAACAAATAATGGCAGCTTGGGAATTGGTAAGAAACGTGTGAATGATAATGTCGAAAAAGCTGTTGGACAAAATATTTTATAG
- a CDS encoding V-type ATP synthase subunit A: MKSGKIIEVSGPLVKAKDMDDAAVQEVCRVGNLNLIGEIIEMHQDVAYIQVYEETSGIKPGEPVHPTGSPLSVELGPGLLTKMFDGIQRPLDEFMQVTESNYLVRGSEVDSLDHQAVWTFQATKSVGDEVVSGDIVGTVQEGSVIEHRILVPNGVSGTIESIESGDYTLDDDVYSIRLKDSDQVKSFGMSQRWPVRVGRPFKQKFLPHEIMTTGQRVIDTFFPITKGGAAAIPGPFGAGKTVLQHQIAKYADADIVVYVGCGERGNEMTEVIDEFPKLIDPKTGESIMERTVLIANTSNMPVAAREASIYTGITIAEYFRDMGYSVAIMADSTSRWAEALREMSGRLEEMPGDEGYPAYLGSRLAEYYERAGMVETLGSDERRGAVTAVGAVSPPGGDTSEPVTQNTMRVIKVYWGLDANLSQQRHFPAVNWLDSYSLYQKEVTEGISKELDVDWTGMVTKSMAILQEEDSLQEIVRLVGVDALSQEDRLTLVIARMLREDYLQQNSYDEVDTKTSSEKQFKMLRNILAFNSEARKAMELGAYYDEIVEGTSTIREQIARMKYVPEAEISKLDDLNNSIKPTMQEVVQKGGVK, translated from the coding sequence TTGAAATCAGGAAAAATTATTGAAGTTTCTGGTCCTTTAGTAAAAGCCAAAGATATGGACGATGCAGCTGTTCAAGAAGTTTGCCGGGTAGGGAATTTAAACCTCATCGGTGAAATTATTGAAATGCATCAAGACGTGGCTTATATTCAGGTTTATGAAGAAACCTCAGGAATTAAACCAGGCGAACCCGTTCACCCAACGGGGTCTCCACTCTCTGTAGAATTGGGGCCTGGATTGTTAACCAAAATGTTTGATGGGATCCAACGTCCCTTAGATGAATTTATGCAAGTCACTGAGTCGAATTACCTGGTTAGAGGATCAGAAGTCGACTCCCTTGACCACCAAGCAGTGTGGACTTTCCAAGCCACTAAATCAGTAGGTGATGAAGTAGTCAGTGGTGATATTGTAGGTACCGTTCAAGAAGGATCAGTGATTGAACACCGCATCCTCGTTCCTAATGGGGTGAGTGGGACCATTGAAAGCATTGAATCAGGCGACTATACCCTCGATGATGATGTCTATTCGATTCGCTTAAAAGACAGTGACCAAGTAAAATCCTTCGGGATGTCTCAACGTTGGCCTGTGCGTGTCGGAAGACCCTTTAAGCAAAAATTCTTACCGCATGAAATTATGACGACAGGACAACGGGTAATTGATACCTTCTTCCCAATTACTAAGGGCGGGGCAGCAGCCATCCCTGGGCCTTTCGGTGCTGGGAAAACCGTCTTGCAACACCAAATTGCCAAGTATGCTGACGCTGACATTGTGGTTTACGTTGGTTGTGGTGAACGTGGTAACGAGATGACCGAAGTTATTGATGAATTTCCTAAATTGATTGACCCCAAAACGGGTGAATCGATCATGGAACGGACGGTCTTGATTGCTAATACCTCTAACATGCCAGTGGCAGCCCGGGAAGCCTCGATCTATACAGGGATAACCATCGCTGAATATTTCCGTGACATGGGATATTCTGTCGCTATCATGGCTGACTCGACTTCTCGTTGGGCTGAAGCCTTGCGGGAAATGTCAGGTCGTTTGGAAGAAATGCCAGGGGACGAAGGTTATCCAGCTTATTTGGGTAGTCGTTTGGCTGAATATTATGAACGTGCCGGAATGGTTGAGACTCTGGGCTCTGATGAACGCCGTGGGGCAGTTACCGCAGTGGGTGCGGTTTCACCTCCAGGGGGAGATACCTCAGAACCCGTTACCCAAAATACCATGCGGGTGATTAAGGTTTATTGGGGCTTGGATGCTAACCTCTCCCAACAAAGACACTTCCCAGCGGTTAACTGGCTGGATTCTTATTCTCTCTACCAAAAAGAAGTGACTGAGGGAATTTCAAAAGAACTCGATGTGGATTGGACGGGTATGGTCACTAAGTCTATGGCGATTCTACAAGAAGAGGATAGCCTCCAAGAAATTGTCCGTTTAGTTGGTGTGGATGCCCTGTCTCAAGAAGACCGTCTGACTCTGGTTATCGCTCGTATGTTGAGAGAAGATTATTTACAACAAAACTCTTATGATGAAGTCGACACCAAGACTTCTTCAGAAAAGCAGTTTAAGATGTTAAGAAATATTCTAGCTTTCAACAGTGAAGCGCGTAAAGCCATGGAATTAGGGGCTTATTATGATGAGATTGTGGAAGGAACTTCAACCATCCGTGAGCAAATCGCCCGGATGAAATATGTTCCAGAAGCTGAAATTTCCAAGTTGGATGACTTGAACAATTCAATCAAACCGACTATGCAGGAAGTTGTTCAAAAAGGAGGCGTGAAATAG
- a CDS encoding V-type ATP synthase subunit B — translation MQREYKSIVDISGPLMVVDDVSGVGYNELVEIKMQNGESRIGEVLEVQEDKAIVQIYGGGSGINIRDSRVRFQGHPLEFGVSEDIIGRTFDGLGNVVDGGPTPIPEQSRDVNGQVINPMAREYPDEFIQTGISTIDHMNSLVRGQKLPIFSGSGLPHKELAAQIARQATVLNDDENFAVVFAAMGVTFEDAQFFIDSFKETGAIDRSVMFINLADDPSIERLATPKVALTAAEYLAYEKDMHVLVIMTDMTNYCEALREVSAARREVPGRRGYPGYLYTDLAGIYERAGRIKDAKGSVTQIPILTMPEDDITHPIPDLTGYITEGQIILDKELNHQGITPPIDVLPSLSRLKDDGTGEGKTREDHADTMNQLFAAYAKGKEARELAVVLGESALSDTDKLYLKFAERFEKEYVNQGFDTNRTIYETLDLAWQLLTILPKSELTRINDKYIEKYYPKSDQGSEDQESDNKQADQESHEEA, via the coding sequence GTGCAAAGAGAATATAAATCCATTGTTGATATTTCGGGCCCGTTAATGGTTGTCGATGACGTATCAGGTGTCGGGTATAACGAACTTGTTGAAATTAAAATGCAAAACGGCGAGTCCCGCATTGGTGAAGTGCTTGAAGTTCAAGAAGACAAGGCCATTGTCCAAATTTATGGGGGTGGCTCAGGGATTAATATCCGTGACTCCCGGGTTCGTTTCCAAGGCCATCCTTTGGAATTCGGTGTGTCAGAGGACATTATTGGCCGAACTTTTGATGGTTTAGGGAATGTGGTTGATGGTGGCCCAACACCGATTCCAGAACAATCCCGTGATGTTAATGGTCAGGTAATCAACCCCATGGCCCGGGAATACCCGGATGAATTTATCCAAACCGGGATTTCAACCATTGACCATATGAACTCCTTAGTCCGGGGGCAAAAATTACCTATCTTCTCTGGATCTGGTTTGCCCCATAAGGAATTAGCTGCCCAAATTGCCCGTCAAGCGACTGTTTTAAATGACGATGAAAACTTTGCGGTTGTTTTTGCCGCTATGGGGGTCACCTTCGAGGATGCCCAATTCTTCATTGATAGTTTTAAAGAAACTGGGGCCATTGACCGGTCAGTGATGTTTATCAACTTGGCCGATGACCCTTCCATTGAACGTTTGGCTACTCCTAAAGTGGCCTTAACGGCAGCTGAATACCTAGCCTATGAAAAGGACATGCACGTCTTAGTGATCATGACAGACATGACTAACTATTGTGAAGCCTTGCGGGAAGTGTCTGCTGCTCGGCGGGAAGTGCCGGGACGTCGTGGCTATCCTGGTTACCTTTATACCGACTTGGCCGGAATCTATGAACGTGCCGGTCGGATTAAGGACGCTAAAGGTTCAGTGACTCAAATTCCAATTTTAACCATGCCTGAAGATGATATTACCCACCCAATTCCTGACTTAACCGGTTATATTACTGAAGGACAAATTATTTTGGATAAGGAATTGAACCACCAAGGGATTACTCCTCCGATTGATGTTTTACCTTCCTTGTCACGTTTAAAAGATGATGGGACCGGTGAAGGGAAAACCCGCGAAGACCATGCCGACACCATGAACCAACTCTTTGCAGCCTATGCCAAGGGGAAAGAAGCGCGTGAATTAGCGGTTGTCTTAGGTGAATCAGCTCTTTCTGATACGGATAAACTTTACTTAAAATTTGCTGAGCGTTTTGAAAAAGAATATGTCAACCAAGGTTTCGATACCAACCGAACCATCTATGAAACCTTAGACCTGGCTTGGCAATTGTTAACCATCCTACCGAAATCAGAACTAACTCGGATTAATGATAAGTATATTGAAAAATACTATCCGAAATCTGATCAGGGATCGGAAGACCAAGAATCAGACAATAAGCAAGCTGATCAAGAAAGTCATGAAGAGGCCTAG
- a CDS encoding V-type ATP synthase subunit D: MANALNVKPTRMELQKLQGNLSIATRGHKLLKDKQDELMRQFIDLIRKNNDLRQEVEADLSLALENFVLASALVNEAYIDELVAIPSQSVELEIRHENIMSVDVPKMNFHYSDEYQEGKDRNTYSFLNTASELDDAIATLNQVMPKLLELSEIEKTCQLMADDIESTRRRVNALEYRVIPDTKETIAYIQSKLEENERSTKTRMIKIKDMNG, translated from the coding sequence ATGGCAAATGCTTTAAATGTTAAGCCTACTCGGATGGAATTGCAAAAACTCCAAGGCAATCTTTCCATAGCAACTCGCGGCCATAAATTGTTAAAAGATAAGCAAGATGAGCTAATGCGTCAGTTTATTGACCTCATTCGAAAAAATAATGACCTTCGTCAAGAGGTCGAAGCAGACCTATCCTTAGCTCTGGAAAATTTTGTGCTTGCATCTGCCCTGGTTAACGAGGCTTACATTGATGAATTAGTGGCCATACCTAGTCAGAGTGTGGAACTTGAAATTCGTCATGAAAATATTATGAGTGTCGATGTTCCTAAGATGAATTTCCACTATTCAGATGAATACCAAGAAGGTAAGGATCGTAACACTTATAGTTTCTTAAATACTGCAAGTGAGTTAGATGACGCGATTGCAACCTTAAATCAAGTCATGCCTAAGTTATTAGAACTCAGTGAAATTGAAAAGACCTGTCAGTTAATGGCTGATGATATTGAATCAACCAGACGACGGGTGAATGCCTTGGAATATCGGGTTATTCCCGATACCAAGGAAACGATCGCTTATATTCAAAGTAAATTAGAAGAGAATGAGCGATCCACTAAGACCCGGATGATCAAAATTAAAGACATGAACGGGTAG
- a CDS encoding ABC transporter permease subunit (The N-terminal region of this protein, as described by TIGR01726, is a three transmembrane segment that identifies a subfamily of ABC transporter permease subunits, which specificities that include histidine, arginine, glutamine, glutamate, L-cystine (sic), the opines (in Agrobacterium) octopine and nopaline, etc.), whose protein sequence is MSKRFGAALSFLLLTLSLLVGLASPLRVDAAENQPRIEVDQEALNQGLETPGVLRVGMEANYAPYNWSQTTDANGAIEISNASGEYANGYDVQIAKQIADALGLKLEIVKMEWDGLPPALQSAKIDAIVAGMSPTPEREKQIDFTDEYYGSDMVVVTLKDGPYANAQSINDFNGAKVTAQLNTFHVDLLDQMQGIDKQTPMDSFPTMISSLLSNKIDAYISDRPGALSAVAANPDLKIVSFDEGKGFDTGDIANWSSVGLRKDSPLMEPINQALATIPDKDRENLMQEMVDLNNRGEDIGFWGEVASIWSTYKGQLLKGAATTMYIALISTIVGFLIGLLIAIYRSMPIGESSGIVSILYKVVEFLITAYIEVFRGTPMMVQAMMIFYGSKLFLGIDMSSMFAALLIVSVNTGAYLAEVIRGGIIGVDDGQSEAAKAIGMNHFQTMTYVVLPQAIRSILPALGNEFVINIKDTSVLNVIAVTELFFVSKSAAGTTYLTFQTFFITAIIYFVLTFTTTRLLRLVEKKMSGSDTYTVYQSSTSEVNIHEK, encoded by the coding sequence ATGTCAAAGAGATTTGGAGCAGCGCTTTCTTTTCTCTTGTTAACCTTATCCCTTTTGGTTGGTTTAGCTAGTCCACTAAGGGTAGATGCTGCTGAAAATCAGCCAAGAATTGAGGTTGATCAAGAAGCTCTTAATCAGGGATTAGAGACACCTGGTGTATTAAGAGTAGGGATGGAAGCAAATTATGCTCCCTATAATTGGAGTCAAACGACAGACGCTAATGGCGCCATCGAAATTAGTAACGCTAGTGGGGAATATGCTAATGGTTACGATGTGCAAATAGCCAAGCAAATTGCCGATGCTTTAGGGCTAAAGCTAGAAATCGTAAAGATGGAATGGGATGGTTTGCCACCTGCCTTACAATCGGCAAAAATTGATGCCATTGTAGCGGGAATGTCACCGACACCTGAACGGGAAAAACAAATCGATTTTACCGATGAATATTATGGCTCAGACATGGTTGTAGTGACCTTAAAGGATGGTCCTTATGCCAATGCCCAATCCATTAATGACTTTAATGGGGCCAAGGTAACCGCACAATTAAATACTTTCCACGTTGATTTACTCGATCAAATGCAAGGAATTGACAAACAAACCCCAATGGATTCTTTCCCAACTATGATCTCTTCCTTGCTAAGTAATAAGATTGATGCCTATATTTCAGACCGGCCGGGAGCCCTCTCTGCTGTCGCTGCTAATCCGGACTTAAAGATTGTTTCCTTTGATGAAGGGAAGGGCTTTGATACGGGGGATATTGCTAACTGGTCCTCCGTCGGACTCCGCAAAGATTCACCTTTAATGGAACCAATTAACCAAGCCTTAGCGACCATTCCAGATAAGGATCGGGAAAACCTGATGCAAGAAATGGTTGATTTAAATAATCGCGGCGAAGATATTGGTTTTTGGGGTGAAGTGGCCAGCATCTGGTCGACTTACAAGGGTCAATTGCTTAAAGGTGCTGCGACGACCATGTATATTGCCTTGATATCTACCATTGTCGGCTTTCTAATTGGTTTATTGATTGCGATTTATCGGTCGATGCCAATTGGCGAAAGTAGCGGGATAGTATCTATCTTATACAAAGTGGTTGAATTCTTGATTACGGCTTATATTGAAGTCTTCCGGGGGACCCCAATGATGGTCCAAGCCATGATGATTTTCTATGGGTCGAAATTATTCCTAGGGATTGATATGAGTTCCATGTTCGCTGCCTTGCTCATTGTTTCAGTGAATACCGGTGCTTACCTCGCTGAAGTTATCCGGGGTGGGATTATCGGTGTCGACGATGGTCAATCAGAAGCGGCTAAAGCAATTGGTATGAATCACTTCCAAACCATGACCTATGTGGTCTTACCCCAAGCGATTCGTAGTATATTACCTGCTTTAGGAAATGAGTTTGTGATTAATATCAAGGACACCTCAGTCTTAAATGTTATTGCTGTTACTGAACTATTCTTTGTTTCTAAATCGGCAGCCGGGACTACCTATCTGACCTTCCAAACTTTCTTCATCACAGCGATTATTTACTTCGTACTGACCTTTACCACGACCCGCTTACTACGCTTGGTGGAAAAGAAGATGTCGGGAAGCGATACTTATACTGTCTATCAATCATCGACTAGTGAGGTGAATATTCATGAAAAATGA
- a CDS encoding amino acid ABC transporter ATP-binding protein — MKNEILTISHLEKKFGDNLVLKDIDFAVSPGDVISIIGSSGSGKSTLLRCMNLLEQPTSGDIIYHDQSILAKNFDKNKYRAKVGMVFQQFNLFKNMNVLENCVIGQEKILKRNKKDAEKTALKNLEKVGMAPYRDARPDQLSGGQQQRVAIARALSMDPEILLFDEPTSALDPEMVGEVLGTMTELAKEGLTMIVVTHEMAFARDVSSRICFMDQGVIVEDGEPDQVINHPQHERTKAFLSRYLAEK, encoded by the coding sequence ATGAAAAATGAGATTTTAACAATTTCTCACTTAGAGAAGAAGTTTGGCGATAATTTGGTTTTAAAGGATATTGACTTTGCGGTTAGCCCTGGTGATGTGATCTCTATTATTGGTTCATCAGGATCAGGGAAGTCAACTTTATTACGCTGTATGAACTTGCTGGAACAGCCCACTTCTGGTGATATTATCTATCATGACCAGTCTATCCTAGCTAAAAACTTTGATAAGAATAAATATCGGGCCAAGGTGGGCATGGTTTTCCAACAGTTCAACTTGTTTAAGAATATGAATGTGCTGGAAAACTGTGTGATCGGCCAAGAAAAAATTCTGAAAAGAAATAAAAAAGATGCGGAAAAAACCGCTTTGAAAAACCTAGAAAAAGTAGGCATGGCTCCTTACCGTGATGCTCGTCCTGACCAACTATCAGGTGGACAACAGCAACGGGTCGCTATTGCCCGGGCCCTATCTATGGACCCAGAAATCTTACTCTTTGATGAACCGACCTCGGCTTTGGATCCGGAGATGGTCGGTGAGGTGCTAGGAACTATGACTGAACTCGCTAAAGAAGGCCTAACTATGATTGTGGTGACCCATGAAATGGCCTTTGCTCGTGACGTTTCTTCGCGAATTTGCTTTATGGACCAAGGGGTCATTGTTGAAGATGGCGAACCTGACCAAGTGATCAATCACCCTCAACATGAACGGACCAAGGCCTTCTTGTCACGCTATTTAGCAGAAAAATAA
- a CDS encoding peptide chain release factor 3 has translation MNRAEEVKKRRTFAIISHPDAGKTTITEQLLLYSGAIRQAGTVKGKKSGHFAKSDWMKIEQQRGISVTSSVMQVDYDGYQINIVDTPGHEDFSEDTYRTLMAVDAAVMVVDSGKGIEAQTKRLFEVASHRGIPIFTFMNKLDRDGREPMELISELEEVLGIDAYAMNWPMGMGKTYQGNYDLFNNRLELTHPEANGGNDFLPLNEDGELEGDYEVKNSPWYEEAVENAQLLNEAGNPFDSEAIQAGKLTPVFFGSALTGFGVQTFLDAFVDFAPAPQAVETVEEDLVDPLDEQLTGFIFKIQANMDPRHRDRIAFVRICSGEFHEGMDVTVARTDKKLKLNNTTRFMADTREHASLAVAGDIIGLYDTGNFQIGDSIYSGKHKVNFKPLPQFTPELFMKVSPKNVMKQKSFHKGIKQLVEEGAIQLYKTWHTEEYILGAVGQLQFEVFQYRLLNEYNSEVEMTPLGNKIARWISKDQLDPSMSSSRNLLCKDRFDQPVFLFENQFAENWFQQKYPDVQLESLL, from the coding sequence ATGAATAGAGCAGAAGAAGTAAAAAAAAGAAGGACCTTTGCCATTATTTCCCACCCCGATGCCGGGAAAACGACTATTACTGAACAATTACTCCTATATTCAGGAGCTATTCGCCAGGCAGGGACGGTTAAGGGCAAGAAAAGTGGTCACTTTGCCAAGTCCGACTGGATGAAGATTGAACAACAGCGTGGGATCTCAGTGACCAGTTCGGTGATGCAGGTGGATTACGACGGCTACCAAATTAATATTGTGGATACCCCGGGCCACGAGGACTTTTCCGAGGATACCTATCGGACCTTGATGGCAGTGGATGCTGCGGTCATGGTGGTTGATTCTGGGAAAGGGATTGAGGCCCAAACCAAGAGATTGTTTGAAGTGGCTAGCCATCGGGGCATTCCGATCTTCACCTTTATGAATAAATTGGACCGTGATGGCCGTGAACCTATGGAACTGATTAGTGAACTAGAGGAAGTCCTAGGGATCGATGCCTATGCCATGAACTGGCCCATGGGCATGGGAAAGACCTACCAAGGCAACTACGATCTCTTTAATAATCGCTTAGAATTGACTCACCCAGAAGCTAATGGCGGTAATGATTTCTTACCTTTAAATGAAGATGGTGAACTTGAAGGGGATTATGAAGTGAAAAATTCGCCTTGGTATGAGGAGGCCGTGGAGAATGCTCAACTCTTAAATGAGGCCGGAAATCCTTTTGACTCGGAGGCCATCCAAGCAGGGAAGTTAACGCCAGTTTTCTTTGGTTCTGCCTTAACGGGTTTTGGTGTTCAAACCTTCTTAGATGCCTTTGTCGATTTTGCTCCCGCGCCCCAAGCGGTTGAAACAGTGGAAGAGGACTTAGTTGACCCTCTTGATGAACAATTAACCGGATTTATCTTCAAGATTCAAGCCAACATGGATCCCCGACACCGTGACCGGATTGCCTTTGTTCGGATTTGCTCGGGCGAGTTTCATGAAGGCATGGATGTCACTGTAGCTCGAACGGATAAGAAGTTAAAGCTGAATAATACCACGCGCTTCATGGCCGATACTCGTGAACATGCTAGTTTAGCAGTGGCAGGGGATATTATTGGCCTTTATGATACCGGAAACTTTCAAATTGGAGACTCCATCTATTCAGGCAAGCACAAGGTAAACTTTAAACCCCTCCCACAATTTACGCCGGAATTATTTATGAAGGTGAGTCCTAAGAATGTCATGAAGCAAAAATCCTTCCATAAGGGGATTAAACAACTCGTTGAAGAAGGGGCTATCCAACTTTATAAAACCTGGCACACCGAGGAGTATATCTTAGGGGCAGTCGGACAACTCCAGTTCGAAGTCTTCCAGTACCGTTTGTTAAATGAATATAATTCGGAAGTGGAAATGACACCCCTGGGCAATAAAATTGCTCGTTGGATTTCCAAAGATCAACTGGATCCTTCCATGTCATCGAGTCGTAACTTGCTCTGCAAAGACCGCTTTGACCAACCTGTCTTTCTTTTTGAAAATCAATTTGCTGAAAATTGGTTCCAACAAAAATATCCTGATGTGCAATTGGAATCCTTATTATAG